TGCACTGTGAAACTGAACCATAACCAATAATCAGGACTTTATTGGAAAATCTTTTTTTCATAGGATTCGTAAACGTGAGACATGAATATAACTTTTCTCATATTAACTTCTCTCAATAATGCTACCTGATTTCTCCAAACTCTGGTGGAGGTTCATGGGATAAAGATAATCTACTTACATCTCACTAAAAAAATCCGGGTAATCTTTGCCATGGATCGTGACACATTTAGTCAAAACTTTTTTTATTTCAGTTCAGAAAGAGCTTTACAAACCGTTCAGGGCTGCATCCCGGGATATAGGCAGCTGATTAAGAAGTATTCTTAACAAAACAGGTTTGAGACGGCAAAAGCACGAGCCTGGTAGCGGTTAATAGGTAGTGAGATTCATGGAAAAGGAAATATTTTTTATTCAGCCTAATTCTGGACCCTTTTTCTCATATCTTTTCTCTTCCTTTTCGACCGCCGTTTGATCATTTGTAAGTTCTACTTCTTTTTGTGAATTTTGCTCGTAAATTAATCATAACCGGAAAATATTCTTGCTTTATCCTTTTCTCCGGAATTCCCACTTCCCTTGAAAGAGAGACGATTGCGTCTACCATCTTCTGAGGGCCACTTGTATAGAAAGTGCGCTCTATAAAATCTGGTATAAATCTTTTGACCATTTCTGCATTGACTCTCTCTGACACACCCTTCCAGTCTGATCCGGGTTTAGTAATTGTTTCAATTACTTTTATGTTTGGGTTTTCCGTCTGAATGCAAGGTAATGGAATCCCTGAGGTTTCTCAAACCTTACGCTCTTTATATCAGGTGTTCTCTGAATAGTCTCAACTACTTTTGTTTCAAAAAATCATTTTTACCCCACTAATCGATGATTACTCGAAAATTGATCCCGTATAATTTAGGTAAATCGACATATGACACACGTATGCAATAGGATTTACGTTGTTGAATTAACCTGAGTACTAAAAACTTATTTTCATTCCAACCGCATAAGTTGTGATTATTCCGGAAACTGAAAAGGCTTTTATGTTCTAAATTTAAGATATAGAATGAATATTTTTTAATTAATATTATTCGGGGGATAAAATGGATAAGAGAGGGAATTCGAAAGTTGCATACACTTTAGAGAATGTCAAAAAATGTATGTGCCCAAAGTGCCCTGTCCAGGCTGACAGCAAATGTGCAATGGATAAACTTGATAGTTTTATGAAAGGGTTGGAAACTGCACGGGAAGGAGATGTTCCGGAGCCTCAAAACGTTCCAGGAGTATACTGTTCCACAGGCAAAACCACCTGTCAGGATCTTAACCCTAACCAGCAATGCATTTGTTATACCTGTGCAGTCTGGAAAGAGTACAATCTCGGAGAAGGAACGCCGTCTATGTACTTCTGCCAGAACGGTAAAGCAACCTGATTTATAATTAGAAAATAAAAATGCTATATCTGGAAGCAGACAGTAAATTGGCAGAAATAAACTTTAGTTCATAAAAGAAGTTATTACGATATTGTTGTCTGAAGCAGTTCAACCTCTTGTAGAATTGTCAATGTTTTATTTGCATTTTTGAGGAGGGGAAGAAGGCGTATGTGATCAGCTGGTTCCTCAAAGAAGTTCGATGTGCCAGCTGATTCTGCATGGAGACAAGGAGCAGGTAGTCCCGATCGGCATCTCGACTCTTCTCTCTTTCAAGATCGTCAAGGACATCACGCTGAGACCTGCAGGGATGCGTCGAATAGTATGTGCACGACTCTTAAAGATCAGTGAACGAGGATTCGCTCGGTTTTTTCAATACATCAGACAGGGGCAAAACTGCCAGTCTTTGGTGAGTTTTGGAATAAACATTCTTTAGAGAAACAATGATTAAAAAGCACCATAAAGAATTGCTATCACCCAAAGAGTTGCTAACCTATGATATTGGGTTGCGTTGTAATACAGAAGGTTGGGAGGTCTTTCAACATGAAGCTAATAAGCAAAGTAATTGAAAGGAGAGTCTGTAATGCCATTGGATGATGCGCATCATACCTTTTTGAATGACGAAATTGGAGAGAAACGGGCAGAAGAAGAGCTAGAAGCTTCATCGCCCCAAAGCTCGACACCGGCTGAATTAGTCGATGCAATCAATCTGGTTTTCGGCAAGCAAACCTATAATCGAGCAATCCATGCGAAGGGCATCGTGTTAGAGGGAAGATTTCTCCCCAGCCCTTCGGCGGCAGCATTGAGTAAGGCGCCGCATTTTCAGAACGCAGCAGTCCCCGTGACAGTTCGTTTTTCCGATTTTGCAGGCATACCTACAATATCAGACACGGATGATCTTGCAAATCCGCGAGGTATGGCAGTGAAGTTTCATCTACCGGACGGATCGGAGACAGATCTTGTGATACATTCGTTCAATGGATTTCCCTCCGCCACTACTGATGAGTTTCGGGAACTCCTGATTGCAATTGGCTCAAGTGGACCCGGAGCTGCTACTCCGACGCCGGCTGACACTTACCTTGCAACACATCCAGTTGCGAAGTCGTTCCTGGAATCACAACAGCCTCCGCCAGTCAGCTATGCAACGCTCACTTATTTTGGAGTCAACAGTTACAAGTTCACCAATGCACAGGATCAGGTTGTTTTTGGTCGTTACCGCATCGAGCCTGAGGAGGGAAACCAGTTTTTGTCTGCAGAGGAGATTGAAAAAGCTTCTCCTGATTACCTTGCAGACGAGATTCGCCAGCGTCTGGCACGCGCACCAGTTAAGTTCGATTTACGCGTTCAAATATCGGAACCGGGAGATAAAATAGACGATCCTTCAATTGCGTGGCCTGGCACACGCAGGCTCGCCGATATAGGCCTAATCGAGATCACAAAAGTTATCCCAGATACTGATGCAGTGGAACGTGATCTTCTCTTCCTTCCCGCCCAATTACCCGAGGGAATCGAGCCGGCCGACCCTATGATCCAGTTTCGTAACGCTGCCTATGTTATCTCATACGGGCGCCGCCATCAATAATATACCAGGAAAATGAAGGTCATTAACGGATAAAACCATGAACATTCCATTTAAAGAATTTCAGTGAATTGCGGCTGATGTTGTGTAACTAGTACTGCGATTCCAAATAAATTCCTTATTTCAGAATAGAATTCTTGATCGTTGGGTAGATTGAAACATCAAGTTTTATTAAAATGGTTCGGAATCGGAGAGCTAGTTTTGTCTATTCAATTTTTCGCGATCACTATCTCTTTAATCTTGAGTCCAGGTACTCCTTTAAAACTGCGGCGTTATTTAAATCCTCATTTTTTGCGGCATAGAGCAGGGTCAGGTCAGTTTCTTTCGCTTTATCCATGAGTTTCTGTACATATTCTTCCTTTAGTTCCAGTTCTTCAAGATAGCATTTCCTGAACTCTTCCCATTTTTCAGGATCATGGGAAAACCATTTTCTAAGTTCGTCCCTGGGAGCTATCTCCTTTAACCACAGGTCAAGCCTGACTTCGTTTTTTCGAAGTCCCCTGGGCCAAAGCCTGTCTACAAGTACCCTGAATCCATCATGGTCTGATGGTTGTTCGTAAATCCTTTTTAGTCGAATCAACTACTTCCCCCCCTTTTAATTATTTAAACATTTTCTGAGTTCATTTTTTCCTCTACTCACTTTTTACTTTCCGGATGGGCTCTAAATGGTTTCTACGTGTCCAGATTTAACGACTAAAAGCAATAGCCCGAAGTCTGAGTTGCTGATTCTAATATTGCAGTTTGTAGCATATTATTTTTTAATAGTTCTATTTCCTTTTCAATTCCATCATTTCTTGCTTGGCCGAGATCAGTTTGTCTCTCATTTTAGATGCTCGCACCTCAGCTGCTTTAATTCCGTCCTGCAACTCTCATAAAGTTCTGATTCTTCAAGATCCGATTCCGCACGTAACTTTTCGACTCTCAATATTTTCCCTTAAATACTACCAACTGTTTCCAATGTGAGTTTATATACACGAAAACTCATTCTCAGCAAATTGAAGATCTAAATTTGATGGCTTTAAATTTTATTATACTGATCCTTTTTCAGGCAATTGCTTGTAAAGGTTCCCATTTTTGGGTGAAAATACCTTGATAGCTTTAAGAGAAATATCAGTTTTTTGATTTTCAGAAACTGGATTTGTGCTTTTCAACCAGCTTCTCATATACTTTCAAAGTTTTTTCAGCTATGGTTTTCCAGTTGTATTTCTGTTTAAGAAGATAGTTCCCTTTTTCTCCCATCTTGTTACGACCAAGCCTTTCAAGGATATAATTTAGGCCCCAGGCAATAGAAGAGGGTTCTTTATAAGCAATAATGCCTGTTTTGAAGTTTTCCACAAGTTCAACCACGGCGAGCATCCTTGTTGCGCCTCCTACAAGGATCACTTGTAACTATCGGTTTACTTGCGTCCCAGGCTTCAAGTACGATAATTCCGAAAGGCTCGTTCCTGCTAGGAATGCAAACAAGGTCACAGGCATTAAACCAGTCTATCACAGTATTATCCGCGGCATACCCAAGAAAGTTACAGGAATTTCCGATCCCAAGTTTATGAGCTTGATATTCACAAAGGGCGCGCATTTCCCCTTCTCCTGTGAGTACAAACTGTGCATTCTTTTTTCAGAACCTTTGCCGCAGCTTCTATTAGCAGGTCAGGACCTTTCTGATATGCCATCCTTCCAGTAAATTAACCCTGGTTCCCAGGTGAAGGAAAATTCCTTAACTGTTGCATCAGGCCGAGAAGGTTAGCCTCACCCCACAACTCGACAATCTTACCATCCTTAATACGGAAGATCTCTATGCCAGTCATGGTTATTGTTTTTTCTGTGGCCGGCAGACCCATAAAATCGCCTTTATGTATACCATGGGCTGTGAAGCGAGCAGCCACATTATC
This window of the Methanosarcina mazei S-6 genome carries:
- a CDS encoding DUF2769 domain-containing protein produces the protein MDKRGNSKVAYTLENVKKCMCPKCPVQADSKCAMDKLDSFMKGLETAREGDVPEPQNVPGVYCSTGKTTCQDLNPNQQCICYTCAVWKEYNLGEGTPSMYFCQNGKAT
- a CDS encoding catalase family peroxidase; translation: MPLDDAHHTFLNDEIGEKRAEEELEASSPQSSTPAELVDAINLVFGKQTYNRAIHAKGIVLEGRFLPSPSAAALSKAPHFQNAAVPVTVRFSDFAGIPTISDTDDLANPRGMAVKFHLPDGSETDLVIHSFNGFPSATTDEFRELLIAIGSSGPGAATPTPADTYLATHPVAKSFLESQQPPPVSYATLTYFGVNSYKFTNAQDQVVFGRYRIEPEEGNQFLSAEEIEKASPDYLADEIRQRLARAPVKFDLRVQISEPGDKIDDPSIAWPGTRRLADIGLIEITKVIPDTDAVERDLLFLPAQLPEGIEPADPMIQFRNAAYVISYGRRHQ
- a CDS encoding DUF488 domain-containing protein; its protein translation is MIRLKRIYEQPSDHDGFRVLVDRLWPRGLRKNEVRLDLWLKEIAPRDELRKWFSHDPEKWEEFRKCYLEELELKEEYVQKLMDKAKETDLTLLYAAKNEDLNNAAVLKEYLDSRLKR